TTAAAGACGCCGGTGGTGTCAACTACCAGGCGTACTCCGTTCTCTTTCCACTTGATGTCTCCAGGGTTACGAGATTGACGAAGGATAGTGAGCGGGACACCGTTAACGGTCATAGTACCTTTTTCTTCGTTGAGGTTCTCGATTACTCGACCACCTTTGAAGCCGAAGAGGTAATTACTGAGCTTGCCGTAGGTGCTGTCACGTTCGATAGAGGCGGCGAGGTCGTTCAGCCCCTGTCCAACTTCGCGGCCAATGTTGACGACAATTTCAGAGAAGTGCTTTCTGCCTGCATGGTGCCATACTGACAGTTTACCGATACGGCCAAGGCCGTTAATGCCTAATTTCATGTGTAATCTCTCCTGCGGTTATGGTACGGAAACAAGCTGTGGGGAGTGAAGACCTGAAGTGTTCCTGGTTATTTGGGCAGGAAATACTGGTCTCATCTTTTTGCATAAACGTGGTGTTACTATAAAAACGCAGTCGACTTTGGGCAACTAGAAAGATGGTGGAGAGCGAAAAAAACGTTAAGTTTACCCTTTGGCAGTACCGTTATGCCGGGTTCCGCTCGGCATGACGGTAAAACTTTTGATGCTCAAGATCGGTGATAATCAACAATTTTAACTACTCAGGTTATTGGTTTACGGTTGTCAGCTAGCGGTTAGTGATTTCTACAAATGGTTGGCAGACTCACAGATATCATGAATTATTCTATGCTGATGATATTTGTGAGTCTGTTAACTGTAAACCGGTAACTGATAACTGATCACCGTTAACCAGGGTAGTTACCAATAATCAGCAGTAAGCAGGGAGCGATGGGTGTGTAATTATTTGTTGATCCAAATGCCTTCGCCAGGGTTGATTGTGGAAAGGTGGCTAAAACCTTTGCTGGCAGCATAGCCGCCTGGGGTCTCCTCGCCGGGCAGGGCTACTGACCATTTACCATTATCCCATTTCCAGATAGAGACAATCCCGCTGTTTTCAGCGCTGATTGTAGACACGTAGGTTGGATATTCACCTTTTAGGCCTACCAGGTTCCAACCGTTGGCCAGGGCCAACGGGCCAATGTCTGGGACCCCCAATAACGGCATATTGAAGGGGACTTTGCTTGGGCTGTTGAGCCAGAATCCCTCTCCTGGAGTGATCTCTTCCAGGAATCCAAATCCCTTGGAGGCTGCGTACGTTTTTCCTCCATCGCCATCGGTAGTAATGTAGACTTCCCATTTGCTTCCGTGCCATTTCCAGGCACTGGTGATCGATGCTTTTGCTGGCATCAGGGTGGCCGGTACGTTGAATCCAATTGGAGAACTGAGGAGATTCCAGCCAGGGTGTATTGTCGCGGAGAGTTCGGTTTCTGATGGGGAGATTCTGGTGATACCTAAGTTTTTAATGGCGGTGCTGGTTAGCGGTTTTACTGTAGCTGTCCCGCTGTAGTCACCCGAGTTCATGATGCCGTTATTATCGGTGTCGCCATAGGCAAAGAGATAGATCGTGGAACCTATGGGCAATCCCGGGATTGAATAGGCGCCAACGTCACTGATCACCGCTGAGCCAAGGAGCGTAGATATTTGTGGGATCGGTCCACTATAGGCGGTAACAAAGGTTTTTCCGACATTGATGCCGGTGACTTTGGGGTTGTACTGGATAGTACCTGAAACGGTCGTTGTTGGTAGCAGCAGGAACGTATCGCTATTCCAACTATCAGCGTCCATCCCCAAGGATTGCCAAATCTCAGCTCCCAGGATGAGTTTGGTGAAGCCAGGCAACTGTGAGAGCAGAATTCTTCCTTCTATGACATTGCCAATTCTAATATCGGAGTTAGAGGTTGGCAGTTCATCCATGTTCCAATTGAGGTCGTAAGTGTAAAGGAGATAGGACATATTTCCGGATTCATCCAATTCGATCTCAGCATAGACGTTACTATTCCCACTTGAGTCTTCATTGTAAAATCCTATGCCGACATTAATATCTTTTCCTGGGGGGGGCGATGCAGTTTTGATCATCCAATAGAGGTACTTGGCATCTCTGGCGATAGAGAGTGTTTGAATGTCAATGGTAGCCGGTGGTGTGGAGTTGTTGTAAGACCAAGGCCACCCTTCTCCGAGGTTGGGGATTCCGTTCCAGTCAGAGGCCGAGCCATCGATGGTAATTGTTTTTACCGGAATTTCTGTTGTTAAGGACGGCCATTCATCCTGGGTCATGTTGGGCCAAAGTCCACCGATGGTAGGGTCAATGGGGGCTGTGGCAAATTCTCCATCAGCCGTGAATTTAGGCAGATGGGAACGGATATCGATAGGCGCTTGTCCACTTTTGCCAAACAGGACGGAGAAGTCAAATTTTGCATCGACGTCGTCAATTGCTCCATTTCCCACTAAGGCCGGACGATTTCCGACAATGGAATTTTTTACTTCGTTTAAGGTGATAAGTGCGTCCTTGGCCGCATCCATTTCCTGTTGGTCGGCAAAGGTGAAGAGGTCGTCGGTCTGGGCATCAACCTCGTTGGAGATTGAGTTATATGCTAATTGTGAGGTATCGATAGCCAGGAGCAGCGCTGTCTTAGCTGCGGTCATGGTTGTCGAGGAGGTTGTCTTCAACTTCATCAATTTGGTGTATTTGTCCAGTAGATCCCGTTGCAGTTGAAAAACTCCGGCATTGCCGAGAATGAATATCTGGCGGAGGTCGGCATTGTCCATGTCCCAGGCATGGAAGATCAGGGCCTGTGCCTTGATGGTGCAGAGCAAGGCCTTTAGAGTAAGGACGTCGCCTAAGTCAATTTCAACGGGAAGATTCCCGGTTTCGGTAGCGGTCAAGGTCAGGGTAAAGGAATTAGTCGATTTTATGATTACATCAAGATCTGTTATTGAGGCAGTAAGCATGGTGACCAGAGGGCCGGCAAGATAGTCGGTAACTTTGCTGGCGGACGGAATGGTCGTTGGTGGATAGTACTTGCCGTCAACTTCTAGAGGGGCGTCATAAGGGGAGTCGATATCAAGGTAATCATTGTTGTTGTGGGTAATACCAAAGCTTTCGAGGAGGTCTCGGATAGTGGTTAAACCAGAATCTGTCGGGGACATGGTCAGGGCTGAAGCTAAAACCCGGGTTACTGCGGTGAAGAAACGAGCTTCACGGTCAGTGGCATCACTCTGGACTGCTGATGCGAATGCGGTGTTGGCTGTAAGGATGCCTGGAACTGTGGGCGAGCCGTTGTTGAACAAAGCGCTCCGTCCTTCGGTAACTTTGGCGCTCGACGCCTGGCTCAATGTTGAATATCCCAGGACGAATATCCCCACTGCGAAAACAGTCCCTACAATACGTTTGATCATTGCTTCCTCTCTCTCCTTGTTGATGTGCTTACAGAACACATTTTAGGTGTGGTTGGGTCACGCTATGGGTAATTAATGTGGTCTTGGCGCTGTCAGATTATTTAAATGTGGTGAGGAAAATATTACTGCGCAGCTTGTTCCCTTGGAATTTTCTTTGGCCGGTTAAAACGGTATATGACCTCGTCACGATTGAAGCGTCTTCAGGGTCTATTTCCAGCCACTCTGTGTTGAGAACGGTATCACCAGTGGAGAGTTCGACTTTTCCTTCAAAACGGATCGTTTGTTTGCCGGGCTGTATCCGAGCGGTTCCTGCTATGATGGTTGCCTTGTGTTCCCGTCCTTCCTGGTCGATGGTAATGCATATAGGTTGGCATATCAGCGCCGATATATTTGCTCCCGGAAAGGGTGAGAATAGCGAGTCGATAGCCAGAAGCTCCGATAGGTGTTGAGGTTGGTTTGGCCCGGTCTCTTCGGTTTGGGATGGTTGTCGGATTATTAATGTCCCTTGATTGACATATATCTCCTGAAGCAGAGCGAAACGGAAAAAACCTAACTTTTTATTTTGCAGCCGGAGTCTCTCTCCTTTGAAGGACAAGACCTCTCTTCCCGCTCGACTTAAATGATAGTTGAATCCGGAAATCTCTTGCGGCTGCCGAGGGAATTGATACGAGTTGCCAGATAAGTTTTTGGCCGACAATGACACGGGGTGTCCTGGCGCCATCATTTCGCCGAGTATGGGGTTTAACAGGGCAAGGCACGGGATACTCAGTGCCATGCCGAGAAAGGAGAGCCCTCTCATCTTATTGGATTTCCTCTGCCGCATCTAACTGCCAGGTTAGGGTGAATAGCGCTTGGATATTGGTCAAGGCAGTGGGGCGCGACGAATTGTCATGTATGACACAGGATGAAGGCAAAATCAAGGGAATTGTCTCTGGTATTTGCTATGGGTCGCTGGTGATTTTGGTGATTATTCAACCTGCCATGAAATCATGATGGGAGGAAGGGGGGTATTCTCCGGGAGAGCCGGTTTGTGGGGTCGATACATCATGGCGAGCGCCCTAATGGTAACGTTTCGTAAGTTGCCCTGTATTCGTATCTCAAAAAAACTGCTGTTTACAGTAATCATTGGGATGTGCAAATCGCCGTAGACGCTCTTATACCAGTCTGTTGAGGCAAGATCGTGGGCGTGGTCAGTGCGGTAGGCCAGCAGGGCCTCCACAGTTGCCTGGTCGATCCCTTCACTTAAGGTGCGCAGCACAATGGAGTTGGCCGTGTTGATGTTGACTAGGCAATCGGTGCCGTAGGGAGTAAAGAACTGGGCGATGCCGGGGCGGACCTCCGTGCCATAGAGCAATTCGTCACTGATCCCGCGAACGAGCAACAGTTCGTCGATTGAGGCTATTGGCCCGTTACGACAAGAGTATGGCGCTGCCAAGGTTTGGTACCACGAGTTTTCTGCCCCGAATTCGGTGATGTCGTCATCAGGGTCAAGCCAGTCCTTGATGGCGTCGAGGATTTGCCCCGCCTCTTCTGGAGAGACTCTGATCTCCTCCGAGGTGAGCAGGCGCATAAAGCGATTTTTTTGTTCTGGCTCGAAGGCTCCTTCCGCAGTGATCAAGGCGTTGACCTGGAGACGCCCTGAATGATCGTCAATGGTGAGATCGATGGCGCCATCGTCAAACAAGGTGTCGGCCTGTTGTTTGAGCCACGGTTGGTTGGCCCAGTGGTCGAGGAGCGAGTCGTGGTGGTTAAGTTTCTGATCGGCATAGAGTACGGAACTTGCCAGGCTGACTGTCGATCGGGCGCGTTGCTGCAGGTCGATGCGGGTCATGCTGTAGGCGGCGCCAGTTAAATTCCGACGAATGACGGAGCCGAAGTTGAG
This Desulfobulbaceae bacterium DNA region includes the following protein-coding sequences:
- a CDS encoding general secretion pathway protein GspK translates to MTSPLANNRGVALLTTLLVLVFMVVITLNFGSVIRRNLTGAAYSMTRIDLQQRARSTVSLASSVLYADQKLNHHDSLLDHWANQPWLKQQADTLFDDGAIDLTIDDHSGRLQVNALITAEGAFEPEQKNRFMRLLTSEEIRVSPEEAGQILDAIKDWLDPDDDITEFGAENSWYQTLAAPYSCRNGPIASIDELLLVRGISDELLYGTEVRPGIAQFFTPYGTDCLVNINTANSIVLRTLSEGIDQATVEALLAYRTDHAHDLASTDWYKSVYGDLHIPMITVNSSFFEIRIQGNLRNVTIRALAMMYRPHKPALPENTPLPPIMISWQVE